Within candidate division WOR-3 bacterium, the genomic segment CTGAAATTCCTCAAACTGATAATTGCATGTTGTGCATTGGTACTCATAAGTAGGCATAATTACGCTCCTTAAAAAAGATAAAGCGGGACTGCATATTTATTAGCAGTCCCGCTCTGTTTTAAAGATTAATACTCACCGTAACCGCCAGCTGGTGCTGGTGGAGTCTTCTCTTTTTCGGGCAACTCAACAATCGCTGCATCAGTCGTAATTAGAAGTGAAGCTACCGAAGCTGCATTCTGCAACGCAGTCCGCGTGACTTTAGTCGGATCGATAATCCCGGCTTCAAACATATCTTCATAACGCAAAGTTTCAACATTAAATCCGCGATTTCCGGTTTCGTTCTTCACTCTTTCTACTACTACTGAACCTTCAATTCCGGCATTCTCAGCAAGTTGACGAATCGGCGCCTCAAGCGCTTTCTTTACTATCTCTACTCCAATTTGTTCATCCCCGGGCAGTTTTAGCTTTCCTAACGCCGGAATACAACGGAGT encodes:
- the groEL gene encoding chaperonin GroEL (60 kDa chaperone family; promotes refolding of misfolded polypeptides especially under stressful conditions; forms two stacked rings of heptamers to form a barrel-shaped 14mer; ends can be capped by GroES; misfolded proteins enter the barrel where they are refolded when GroES binds; many bacteria have multiple copies of the groEL gene which are active under different environmental conditions; the B.japonicum protein in this cluster is expressed constitutively; in Rhodobacter, Corynebacterium and Rhizobium this protein is essential for growth); this encodes LRCIPALGKLKLPGDEQIGVEIVKKALEAPIRQLAENAGIEGSVVVERVKNETGNRGFNVETLRYEDMFEAGIIDPTKVTRTALQNAASVASLLITTDAAIVELPEKEKTPPAPAGGYGEY